Proteins encoded by one window of Melanotaenia boesemani isolate fMelBoe1 chromosome 10, fMelBoe1.pri, whole genome shotgun sequence:
- the calca gene encoding calcitonin/calcitonin-related polypeptide, alpha isoform X1, which produces MSCALSWILWNTTFLMKKSRKDCHVLEDVQQEAEMWVEGTMVMLKISAFLVAYALVICQMYCSQAAPARPGLESMSDRVTLTDYEARRLLNAIVKEFVQMTAEELEQQATEGNSMDRHLTKRCSNLSTCVLGKLSQELHKLQTFPRTNVGAGTPGKKRSAPESDSYASYGETFDSI; this is translated from the exons ATGTCCTGTGCTCTCAGCTGGATATTGTGGAACACTACGTTTTTGATGAAGAAGAGTAGAAAAGATTGTCATGTGTTGGAGGATGTTCAGCAGGAGGCTGAGATGTGGGTAGAA GGGACCATGGTTATGTTGAAGATCTCTGCTTTCCTCGTTGCCTACGCCCTGGTTATTTGCCAGATGTACTGCTCACAAGCCGCTCCTGCCAG ACCGGGTTTAGAGTCCATGTCAGACCGAGTCACGCTCACGGACTACGAGGCGCGAAGGTTACTCAACGCCATCGTCAAGGAATTTGTGCAGATGACAGCAGAGGAGCTGGAGCAGCAGGCAACTGAAGGAAACAG CATGGACAGACACCTAACCAAGCGCTGCTCCAACCTCAGCACTTGCGTGTTGGGCAAACTGTCTCAGGAGCTGCACAAGTTGCAGACATTCCCTCGCACGAACGTGGGAGCAGGAACGCCCGGCAAGAAGCGCAGTGCGCCTGAGAGTGACAGCTATGCAAGCTACGGCGAGACGTTTGATAGCATCTAA
- the calca gene encoding calcitonin/calcitonin-related polypeptide, alpha isoform X2, with amino-acid sequence MSCALSWILWNTTFLMKKSRKDCHVLEDVQQEAEMWVEGTMVMLKISAFLVAYALVICQMYCSQAAPARPGLESMSDRVTLTDYEARRLLNAIVKEFVQMTAEELEQQATEGNSSVTAQKRACNTATCVTHRLADFLSRSGGMGNSNFVPTNVGAKAFGRRRRSIQM; translated from the exons ATGTCCTGTGCTCTCAGCTGGATATTGTGGAACACTACGTTTTTGATGAAGAAGAGTAGAAAAGATTGTCATGTGTTGGAGGATGTTCAGCAGGAGGCTGAGATGTGGGTAGAA GGGACCATGGTTATGTTGAAGATCTCTGCTTTCCTCGTTGCCTACGCCCTGGTTATTTGCCAGATGTACTGCTCACAAGCCGCTCCTGCCAG ACCGGGTTTAGAGTCCATGTCAGACCGAGTCACGCTCACGGACTACGAGGCGCGAAGGTTACTCAACGCCATCGTCAAGGAATTTGTGCAGATGACAGCAGAGGAGCTGGAGCAGCAGGCAACTGAAGGAAACAG CAGCGTTACAGCACAGAAGCGAGCCTGCAACACAGCAACCTGCGTGACCCACCGCCTGGCGGACTTCCTCAGCCGATCGGGGGGAATGGGTAACAGCAACTTCGTCCCCACCAACGTCGGTGCCAAGGCCTTTGGCAGACGGAGGAGAAGCATCCAGATGTGA
- the calca gene encoding calcitonin/calcitonin-related polypeptide, alpha isoform X3: protein MSCALSWILWNTTFLMKKSRKDCHVLEDVQQEAEMWVEGTMVMLKISAFLVAYALVICQMYCSQAAPARPGLESMSDRVTLTDYEARRLLNAIVKEFVQMTAEELEQQATEGNSVTAQKRACNTATCVTHRLADFLSRSGGMGNSNFVPTNVGAKAFGRRRRSIQM, encoded by the exons ATGTCCTGTGCTCTCAGCTGGATATTGTGGAACACTACGTTTTTGATGAAGAAGAGTAGAAAAGATTGTCATGTGTTGGAGGATGTTCAGCAGGAGGCTGAGATGTGGGTAGAA GGGACCATGGTTATGTTGAAGATCTCTGCTTTCCTCGTTGCCTACGCCCTGGTTATTTGCCAGATGTACTGCTCACAAGCCGCTCCTGCCAG ACCGGGTTTAGAGTCCATGTCAGACCGAGTCACGCTCACGGACTACGAGGCGCGAAGGTTACTCAACGCCATCGTCAAGGAATTTGTGCAGATGACAGCAGAGGAGCTGGAGCAGCAGGCAACTGAAGGAAACAG CGTTACAGCACAGAAGCGAGCCTGCAACACAGCAACCTGCGTGACCCACCGCCTGGCGGACTTCCTCAGCCGATCGGGGGGAATGGGTAACAGCAACTTCGTCCCCACCAACGTCGGTGCCAAGGCCTTTGGCAGACGGAGGAGAAGCATCCAGATGTGA
- the calca gene encoding calcitonin/calcitonin-related polypeptide, alpha isoform X4 — translation MVMLKISAFLVAYALVICQMYCSQAAPARPGLESMSDRVTLTDYEARRLLNAIVKEFVQMTAEELEQQATEGNSMDRHLTKRCSNLSTCVLGKLSQELHKLQTFPRTNVGAGTPGKKRSAPESDSYASYGETFDSI, via the exons ATGGTTATGTTGAAGATCTCTGCTTTCCTCGTTGCCTACGCCCTGGTTATTTGCCAGATGTACTGCTCACAAGCCGCTCCTGCCAG ACCGGGTTTAGAGTCCATGTCAGACCGAGTCACGCTCACGGACTACGAGGCGCGAAGGTTACTCAACGCCATCGTCAAGGAATTTGTGCAGATGACAGCAGAGGAGCTGGAGCAGCAGGCAACTGAAGGAAACAG CATGGACAGACACCTAACCAAGCGCTGCTCCAACCTCAGCACTTGCGTGTTGGGCAAACTGTCTCAGGAGCTGCACAAGTTGCAGACATTCCCTCGCACGAACGTGGGAGCAGGAACGCCCGGCAAGAAGCGCAGTGCGCCTGAGAGTGACAGCTATGCAAGCTACGGCGAGACGTTTGATAGCATCTAA